A single genomic interval of Bacillota bacterium harbors:
- a CDS encoding glutamate-5-semialdehyde dehydrogenase: protein MASEMKTLLESAKQASYVLAAASTEIKNKALRTMAEELEKQEKKILDANKMDLDQLRQKEGFNEAFYDRLLLNSQRIEAMAEGIEDIAALPDPVGEIESMSPRPNGLLVGRMRTPLGVVGIIYEARPNVTVDAAGLSLKSGNAVVLRGSSEALNSNIALAEVLREALVSCGLPDGSVVLIREADRAAAREMMRMNQYLDVLIPRGGPALIKAVIENATVPVIQTGAGNCHTYIDEGADVGMAVSIAINAKIHRPGVCNALETLLVNERIADRVLPPIIEALIAEHVEIRGCELARKYHEKVKLADEEDWFTEYLSLVMAVRVVSSMQEAIDHIHKYGTGHSECIVTDDYQRSRKFLRLVDAAAVYVNASTRFTDGFEFGLGGEMGISTQKLHARGPMGLDALTGLKYVILGDGQTRS, encoded by the coding sequence ATGGCTTCTGAAATGAAAACACTGCTTGAATCGGCAAAACAGGCCTCGTACGTTCTTGCTGCTGCCTCCACCGAGATAAAAAACAAGGCCCTGCGTACAATGGCGGAGGAACTTGAAAAACAGGAGAAAAAAATACTGGATGCCAACAAAATGGATCTGGACCAGCTTCGCCAGAAAGAAGGATTCAACGAAGCATTCTATGACCGCCTGCTTCTGAATTCCCAACGGATTGAAGCTATGGCTGAAGGCATTGAAGATATCGCTGCTTTGCCTGACCCGGTGGGAGAGATTGAATCCATGTCGCCCCGTCCCAACGGTCTCCTCGTGGGAAGGATGCGCACACCGCTGGGCGTGGTAGGTATAATATACGAAGCCAGGCCAAATGTCACCGTTGATGCCGCCGGGTTGTCCCTGAAATCGGGAAATGCGGTTGTTCTCCGTGGCAGTTCAGAGGCGCTGAATTCCAATATTGCGTTGGCCGAAGTGTTGAGAGAGGCACTGGTATCTTGCGGGCTTCCCGATGGCAGCGTTGTCCTGATCCGGGAAGCGGACAGGGCTGCAGCACGAGAAATGATGCGTATGAATCAGTATCTCGATGTTCTGATACCCCGGGGGGGGCCGGCTTTGATCAAGGCCGTCATAGAAAATGCCACCGTTCCGGTTATCCAGACCGGAGCGGGCAATTGCCATACCTATATTGATGAGGGCGCCGACGTTGGGATGGCCGTCTCCATCGCAATCAACGCGAAAATTCATCGTCCAGGCGTATGCAACGCGTTGGAAACCCTCCTCGTAAACGAGCGGATCGCGGACAGGGTACTGCCCCCTATCATCGAGGCATTGATTGCCGAACATGTTGAAATCAGAGGGTGCGAACTTGCCCGAAAATATCATGAAAAGGTAAAATTGGCTGATGAAGAAGATTGGTTCACCGAATACTTGAGCCTCGTGATGGCTGTTCGTGTAGTCAGCAGCATGCAAGAAGCCATAGATCACATTCACAAATACGGCACGGGGCATTCGGAGTGCATCGTTACCGATGATTATCAGCGCTCAAGAAAGTTTCTCCGACTCGTAGATGCAGCGGCAGTTTATGTCAACGCTTCAACAAGGTTCACGGATGGATTTGAATTCGGGCTTGGCGGAGAAATGGGAATCAGCACCCAGAAACTTCATGCACGTGGACCGATGGGGTTGGATGCCCTCACGGGACTGAAGTATGTCATTCTCGGTGATGGGCAGACAAGATCATGA